In the Commensalibacter nepenthis genome, GAATACCCATTTCACGACCAAGATCACGAACTTCATCTTTGAACAAATCACGAAGCGGTTCAACCAGTTTCATATTCATCCGTTCTGGCAATCCACCGACATTATGGTGAGATTTAATCGTAACGGAAGATCCTGTAACGCTGACACTTTCAATCACGTCGGGATATAAAGTGCCTTGTGCAAGGAAATCTGCCCCACCAAGTTTCTTGGCTTCTTCTTCGAAAACTTCAACAAATAGGCGACCAATCGTTTTACGTTTGACTTCTGGATCAGTCACCCCCTCAAGTTCTTTTAAAAATAAATCAGAAGCATCACGTTTAATCAAAGGAATATTAAATTGACCTGTAAATGTTTTAACAACTTCGTCTACTTCACCTTGACGCAGCATCCCATGATCTACAAAAATACAAGTTAAGTGATCACCAATTGCTTGATGGATTAATACGGCTGCTACCGCGGAATCAACCCCACCAGATAAACCACAAATTACTTTTTTATCGCCAACCTGTTCGCGAATACGTGCGATTTCAAGATCACGGAAACTTGCCATTGTCCAATTTCCATGACAACCCGCAATATTATGGGTAAAATTCTTTAACAAAGCCGCACCATGAGGCGTATGTACAACTTCTGGATGGAATTGAACACCATATAAACGACGTCCTTCATCTGCAATCATTGCATAAGGTGCACCCTCGCTGGTTCCAATAACTTTAAATCCAGGAGGAAGTTTAACAACACGATCCCCATGGCTCATCCATACTTGTTCACGATTTCCTCTTGCCCAAACGCCACGGCAAAGAGAACTATCTTCGATAATTTCAACATGTGCACGACCAAATTCACGATGATCGCTAGATTCGACCTTTCCCCCTAATTGATGGCACATGGCTTGTTCACCATAACAAATCCCCAACACAGGAATATTGAGTGCAAATACTTCATCAGGAATCCGAGGGGAATCTTTATCAGCAACACTGGCGGGACCACCTGATAAAATAATCCCTTTGGGCGCAAATGAACGAATCTTTTCATTATTACTGGTATAAGGCCAAATTTCACAATAAACCCCACTTTCCCGAACGCGTCGAGCAATTAATTGGGTTACTTGGCTACCGAAATCAAGAATAAGAATCTTTTCTTCGTGTAAAGATTGTTCTAAGTCACTTACTTGGGTCATTATACCAACTTCTTCATTAAACTTTTCGAAAAAAACATGTTTGAATATCACATAAGCGAAAAACATTCAGATAAAAAGGGAATTATCTAAAAAATTTTAACTTTCTCGTTTATAAGACTAAATCAATTTAATATTTTCATACTATAGTTTTTTATTAAATCTTGTCGGAGCCTTCTATGATTATAAAGAAAATAGGATATTTTTTAACCAACACGATGTTTTTGGGTCTTACCTGCCTTTCTTTAAGTGCTTGTGGTAGTAAATTAGCAGAAGATCATCCACAAGGTATTTGGTTGGGTAAAATGGAAGTTGAACAAGGCACTTGCCCCACCGATAGGATGGCAGCATTGCGCATTGATAAAAAAATGGTTCTCTTTTCCCCAGATAATGGTGCTTTGATACTTAGGGGGGATTTTGATAAAAAACAAAAACCTAGACATTTGGTTGCTCAATTGCATCGTGTCGATATGGATCATAAACCTTATAACCTTATTTTCGAGGGCAAAGCACAAAATGAAAATATTATAGGGACTTATGGAACCCCAGATTGTCGTGCGCATATTACTTTTTATCGCCCTAATCATTATGGATTATCCGATGCCATCGCACATTAATAAATAAAATTAAAAAAAGGCTTGCAATCTAAAAAAAGATAAGATAAAAGCCTTATTCAAGACGCACCCGTAGCTCAACTGGATAGAGCACCAGACTACGAATCTGGGGGTTATGGGTTCGATTCCTGTCGGGTGCGCCATTATAAAAATCATATATCTGTTATGATTAAATAAAAAATCACATAAAATACAAAATATTGTTATACAAACAATCAAGTTTTTGTTATAAAGAATTATTTTATACTGCTAATATGAAATAAATGATTGATTAGTTGATGATACTTCTTTCTTCCTCGCTTCTGATCATAGAAGACCAACCTGAAATATGTGATTTAATCGAGCTTAGTCTACTTGATAAAGTAGAAAAAATACATGTTGCCCATTCACTTTCCGCAGCTTGTTGCTTGCAATCACAATATCGTTTTGATATTGCTATCGTTGATTCTTGCTTACCTGACGGTGACCCTTATCCACTGGTCAAAGAATTGTTGGCTCAACACTGCAAGGTATTGCTGATGAGCGGTAATTTCGAGTTAAATAAGCGCTTGGCACAATTACCTTTGCCTCGAATAGAAAAACCATTTCGTTTGCCTGTATTAATTCAATCTGTTAAACAAGCCTTTCAAATGCCTGTTACAAAAACATTAAAATCTGCTTGATAGCAAAATGGTTATTTTCCGCTGTTAAATTTATATCAAATCGTTGATATAAATTAGCGTGGCAGCCATTTACTTTCCCCTATAGATTCTAATCTTGGATTAAGATCAACAGAGTATAATTCATATCGTTGCGCTATTTGACCAAAATGTTGACGTTCTATTTTTCCTTTGGGTGCATAACCCAACGGGTTATATACAGGTGCAAAATAGCTATTTTGATTAACTGATAAGAAAGAAGACTCTTCATTGTTTTCCTTGCAAATGAAATATCCTTTTGTAGTCTTGCTAATAGGTAAATTAAAATATTTCCAACGATCCCCAATCACCATGATTTGCCGTTTCGGCAGGTAGAATCTAAGCTCTGATGCCAACCCATAATTATCAGAAATAATCACTTGATCCAAGGGAACAACGGAATTAACAGATTGAGCAAATGTTTGCCATCCGCCCAACTGCTTCAACAACATATTCTTCTTAGCAGGCAAAGGAATAATAGCAAATAATACTTGAATATAAACCAATGACACAATTGAAAATCCAACAATAATGGCTGTTTTCAACCATTGATTTACATATAATCCCGCTATGATAACCAACACAGGATATAATAATCCGACCCAGTTTGCTTGTACACGATCCCCAATGGCATGTTGAATAAATACACAAACAGGCACAATAATCATCAACCATAATAAAAAAGCGCATGAATTACAGTTTTTTTGCCAAACAGCACGGGTTAAAGAAAACATCCCAATACAAAAACAAATAAAAATGATAGGCGTTGATAATCCAATTTGTCCACCCAGTAATTCTGACAAAAATTGTAATGCTCGACTAGGATTCCAATCGGTTGTTCGCCCACCTTGTTTAAGCAGGCTAACCCATTGATGCTGACTATTCCACAAAATCACAGGATAGAAAATAACGCACGCTAAAACTGCACCGCCCCATAGCTCCTTTGTTTTTAAATAAGTGCGTCCTTCTTTACTTAGTAAGCACCATAATCCCAAAGCTGCAATTAGTAAAATAGCTGTATATTTACTCAGCAACGCCAATCCTGCACTCGCGCCAATTATCCACCACCATTTTGCTGAGTGGGTATATAATAAACGACCGCATCCCCACAGTAACACACAGACAAAAAACAATAGAGGCGTATCTGGGGTCACGATAATTGCTCCGACCCCGATTGTCAAAGTGGCATTTAATAATAAAACAGCAACCAGAGCCTTGCGATCTGATTGCGGTTGATGATTATTCAAGTCTTTAACAGCAAAGAAAATAAAGAAACTACCGATAAAAGCAGCCAGTGAACCTAAAAAACGAACCCCTACCTCTGCATTTCCCCACAATAAACATCCTGCTTTGATCCATAATGCGATCATGGGGGGATGATCGTAAAAACTGTAACCCAAATTACGTGACCAAACCCAATAATAGGCTTCATCAGGCGATAAAGGCACAGAGGCTGCAACAATAATTCGTATGATTGTTAGCACACCTAGCCCAACAGATAGTTTGAGAAGCAAATTATTTTTCATGAATACAAAACCAGATTTTTTATCATTATGCCGATACATATATTGTGATAAAATACCGACGATAACATATCAAGAAAATTACAATACTCATTGTATCTAATATAAAAATTGATGTTCAAATAAAAATAAAAGATTTACACTTTTTTTCTAGATTTTTTGACCATTTCTTCTAATATTTGCAATGCATGTTCCTTTAACAAACTATCCATTTTCTTTTTTAAAAACCTGCTTGTTAATAAATGCAATTGTTTCATCATTTCCGACTTTTTCTAATGCAAGCAATAATGAATCTTTAGCATCTATATCCTTTTCTTAGACAAAAGCATTTTGAATAAGAGAGGGCAACTTTACTATAAAATTTTGGGTTTTGTCGCAAAATTTAAATTTTATAAAATTTTGAGTTTTTACTAGCATTAGTTATTATAAAATATCTATATAATTCAATAAATTAAAAAATCCTATTTTGAAGAAATAATATTAAAAACCACTAAACTTAAAACTTTACGACAAGACCGATTATTCATAACTTATTCATTACAAATTCAAAAATATAATAAACTATTTTTTCTTTACCGATGTTTTGAATAGTTTTTGCATCAGCATGAATAAAAATTGGATCATCACTTTAAAACCCAATTTGCTTTCACCAAAAAGCCTTTGACGGAATTGAAATGGTATTTCTTTTAAACGGATAGATGATGAAGCAGACATTACTAAATCTAATAAAATTTTAAATCCTGTACCTGATAATGTTGGCAAGAGTTCGATAAACATAGAACGTCTCAACAAGAAAAAGCCGCTCATTGGATCATTGAGTGTGACAGGTAAAAATTGTTGGGAGATTCGGATACCTGTATTGGATAAAAAAAGCCGCCAACGATTGGCAAGCCCTGTGTTATCGCCCCCTTCTACATGACGGCTTCCAACAGCAAAATCGTAATGATCTTGCAATACAGCATCCAGCATCATCGGCAGTAAGGTTTCATCATGCTGCATATCACCATCAATAACTGCAACACACTCTGCAGAAGAGGATAATACCCCTTCAATCACAGCAGAGGAAAGTCCTCTTCTTCCAACCCGTAAAATACCTCTGATTCGTCGATCTTGTTGCGCTAGCCGCCAAACCTGTTTGATCGTATCATCAGGGGAGTTATCATCAACGAAAATAACTTCCCATTTGCGACCCTCTAATGCTGAGATTAATGCTTTAAATAAAGGTTCAACATTATCACACTCATTATAACATGGAACAACAACACTTAGCTCTAGTCTATTTTCGACGGGGCAAGAAGCATTCATAACATCATTTACGATCTATTAATCAAAACCTAATTTACAAAATTATTCCAAATTACTTTCTAAGGGAACCCCTTCTCGTCGCAAACTTGTTCTGATAATTTGCAATGTCTGCACCCTTGCCACATGGGGATTATTGGTTAGTTCATGCGTTAATCGATTCTCATCCTCAGCATCTTTAGCAATAAAACAAATTAAAAAATCCACACCACCTCTGACCATATGACACTCTCGAACCTCTGGCAGTTGTGCCATCTGAGCTTCGAATTCTTTCAACACTGATTCTTTTTGGCTATCTAGCCCAACCAAAACAAACACAGACAAAGACCATCCAACGGCAGCGGTGTTGATTCTAGCATGATAACTTTGGATAACCCCCATAGCTTCCAGTCGCCGTACGCGCCTTAAACAAGGGGGAGCCGAAATGCCAACACGCTGAGCCAAATCTATATTTGTAATGCGACCATCTTTTTGTAATTCATCTAAAATCAACCAGTCAATCTTATCAAGGTCTACTAAATGTGCCATATACTTGTTATTCCGCCCTAGCATTTTGCTGATATCTGTAAAAGACTATTGTTAAACAAAACCTTCTTCTTATACAATAAACACAATATATATATAATTTCAAAAATCGCTACGATTAAATCAGGATATAACAACATGACAGAGGTTTTTATTACAAACATGCTTATTATCGGCGCAGGTCCCGCTGGATATACCGCAGCCATTTATGGTGCCAGAGCAAATATGAAACCTGTCCTTTTAACTGGGATGCAACCTGGTGGACAATTAACCATCACGAACGATGTAGAAAATTTCCCAGGTTTTGCGGATGCAATCCAAGGTCCATGGTTAATGGAGCAAATGGCAGAACAAGCAAAAAATGTTGGTGCTGAAATTGTTATGGACAGCGTTACAAAATGTTCCTTGCTGGGACCTGAAAAGGAAGATGAATATTTTATTTTTCATACCGATAGTGGAAATATTTACAAAGCCCGCACTGCAATTATCGCAACAGGTGCTCAAGCACGTTGGTTAGGACTAGAAGCAGAAGAAAAATTACAAGGCTACGGTGTTTCTGCGTGTGCAACTTGCGATGGGTTCTTTTATCGTGGGAAAAAAGTAGCCGTCATTGGAGGTGGAAACACCGCTGTTGAAGAAGCCCTTTATTTAACCCATCATGCTTCACATGTAACCTTAATTCATCGCCGTGATAGTTTAAGAGCTGAAAAAATTCAACAAGATCGTTTATTAAATAACCCAAAAGTATCCGTGATCTGGGATTCTGTTGTCGAAAACATTCTTTCAGGCGGAACACCAGAAGCCGTCACAGGACTTGCTTTGAAAAATGTTAAAACCAATGAACAATCTACGTTAGATATTGACGGAGTTTTCATTGCGATTGGTCATAATCCCAATACTTCTTTATTTAAAAATCAACTTGATCTCGATTCTGAAGGATATATTATTACCCAACCAGGCACACCTAAGACCTCTATTCCAGGTATTTTTGCAGCAGGTGATGTTCAAGACAAAACCTATCGCCAAGCCATTACAGCCGCAGGGTCAGGCTGTATGGCAGCATTGGACGCTGAGCGTTTCATAAGTGAAATTGAATAGATAAAGCAAAGGTGGGAAATAGCAATATTATTTCCCACTGTTCCTACAATGATTAATATTACTAATATAAAACTATCAACTAATAGAGCATTCTTGGGTGTAACAAATAATATCCGTGCGATTGCTTTTGATTATACAGCCACATCCATTTTAATTTTTGCGTATTTTGATACAAAACCAACAGAAGATGATTATGAAGTCATCAATTGTGCTGTAACTGAAATACTTGCCGATTTCCCTGAATTTCTATCCCAAGAAATTATTCTAACACAAACCAATACCCCAATAGGCACGTTAAATGCTTATAAAGGGATGGATCTTTGTAAGGTAAAGCCTTTTAGTCTAAACGATTATAGTTATCTTCTAAACGCACAATATCATCCTCATTTAGATAAGAACCGGATTGTATTTCAATTACAACCAACGGAATACGTCCCGGATTTGTCAAACGATGTAGTGTTCCAACAGGTAAATAAATACTTTCGTTTTCTTTGACTAAAATGACCTCTGAATCTCGCGTAACCTCAGCAACTCCAGAAACAACAACCCAATGCTCTGAACGATGGTAATGTTTTTGCAAAGAAAGCTGCGCACCTTCATTCACGACCAGCTGTTTGACTTGAAAACGATGTCCACTTGCCAATGTCTCATAATATCCCCACGGGCGATAGCAACGTGTGTGTGCAAAGGCTTCTTTTTGCTTTGCCAAAGTCAGTTTTTCAACAATTTTCTTTACATCTTGAGATTTATGGCGATCTGTTACTAAAACCGCATCCTTGGTAACGACAACGACAACGTTATCAAGACCATTCACCGCAGCAACCATATCATCTGAACGGATATAGCTATTTTGCGTATTCTCAAGAAAGACATTGCCTATGGCAACATTCCCTCCATCATCTTTTGCGCCGATGTCCCACAAGCCGTTCCAGCTACCAATATCAGACCATGTCAAATCCGCAGCAATCACCAGCATTTTTTCTGTTTTTTCAGCAATTGCATAATCGATAGATATATCAGGAACCTTTTCAAAATCCTCTAATTGAATACGTTCAAAATATAAATCCGTTTTACGGTTCCGAATGGCAAGTTTGATACTAGACAAAAGGTCTGGCGTATAATTTGCCATTTCCTGCAACATCGTTTTTGCAGAAAAAACAAACATTCCTGAATTCCATAAATATTGTCCAGAATCCAACATCTGAGCTGCACGCTGATAATCGGGTTTCTCTGTAAAAGCCTTTACAGAAAAAGCATGTTGGGCATCTTGAATCTTATCTCCTTTTTGAATATATCCATACCCTGTTTCTGGTCGCGTTGGTTGAATACCAAAAGTAATAATATTGCCTTGTTGGGCTAGTAATGCAGCCTCTTCAACCAATTGAATTAAACGTTCAGTTTCCTGAACAACTGCATCCGCTGCCATAACCCAAAGAATATAATCTGGACTTTCTTCTTCCACCAAAAAACTAGCAGCAGCAATAGCTGGAGCAGAATTCCTGCCAACTGGTTCTAGTACAATACGTGCTTTTTCAATACCAATCTCACGCAATTGTTCAGCAATTAAAAAACGATGATCGTTATTACAAACAACAATTGGGTCTGTGAATAAAGACCCAATTGCTCTTAATGCTGTATCTTGCAGCATTGAATTTTCAGATAATAATGGCCATAATTGCTTAGGAAAACTGGCTCGGGAGACAGGCCACAAACGACTACCCGTTCCACCTGATAAAATTACTGGAACAATTTTAATCATTTCAGTTCCGCGCATCCTATGCCCCCTTGCCTCATTTTCCTAAGCTATATCGAAACTTATTAAGCCTCATCCATTTGGCTGTTCGTCCGTTTTCTTAATTCTTTGCCTGTCTTAAAAAAAGGAACATATTTTTCATGAACTTCTACAGCATCGCCTGTTCTAGGGTTACGACCAGTACGTGCTTTGCGATTTTTCACAAAAAAAGCACCGAAACCGCGCAACTCTACTCTTCCACCTTGTGCCAGAGAAGTTCCAATTTCATCGAAAATAGTGGAAACAATCAAATCAATATCTTTAATTAATAAATTTGGATGTGCTGCTGCAATCTCTAAAATAAGTTCAGATTTAGTCATTTAATTTATACCCGTTTTTATAATTTTGCCTAAGGTTTCCAAATTGCTATCGCACCATCAAGATTTTCATGATCGTTATACACCACTTGGTGCATGAAACCATTCACAGAATCCCCTAATGTTTCACCTACAAATCTAGAAAACCATTTAGAAGGTTTCTTATTCTTTAATTCTATTACTTTGATATCAGATGATAATTTTGAATAATGAATTAACCATTTCTTAGCATCTTGTTCTGTGCCGATTTGATCAATCAATCCATTTTTAACTGCTTGCTGACCACTATATGGACGACCATCGCCAAGTTCCCTCACTTTTGCAATATCCATATGCCTTCCCTCAGCGACCATCCCAACGAATTGATCATAAAAATTTTCAATCAGTCCTTGCAACATCTCACGACCTTGCGAAGAAAGTGGCTTAACCATAGAAGGTTGACCTTTTAACGGACCAGAAACCAATTGATCGACATTAATTCCAACTTTGCCCAACAATCCTGAGATGTCAGGAGCCTGCATAATAACACCAATCGATCCCGTTAATGTCGAATTGAGCGCAAAAATGCGATTAGCAGGTACAGAGATCATATAACCAGCCGAAGCTGCAACACCTCCCATACTCACCACCACTGGTTTTTTCTTGGCAAAATGCATGATCGCGTCATGCAATTGCTCACCACCCGTGACGGCTCCACCAGGACTATTGACACATAAAATCAACCCTTTAACAGATTTATCCGCCAAAGCATCATCAATCAACTTAACCTGTTTAGAAACATCAGAACCAATAATACCTTCGATCTTTAATTTTACTAAATGATCTGTATTTCGTCCCATTTTAAACAAAGACGAACCCGCAACAATTGTTACGATGGATACAATAAATACAACACATGCAATACAACGCCACAAAACCAACTTTCGTCGGATTTTTTGACGTTCTAATAACAAATCACTTTCTATCTGCATTTATCAAAGTATCCCATCACAAACAAGCCATCATTTAATAATCTTAAAGACTGGATATATAGTTACCCAAACTTGTAGTGTCAAAAGAATATTGCTTAATCTTCTTTACGACTTCTACGATTACGCACATTGTTTTTACTACTAATCACATTTTTACGACCCAACCCAATTTCACGAGCTAAATTAGACCTACGCTCTGCATAATTTGGTGCCACCATAGGATAATCCGCAGGTAAATTCCAACGTTAACGATATTGTTCTGGCGTTAACCCATAAGCACTTTGAATATGACGCTTTAACATTTTGAGCTTTTTCCCATCCTCTAGACAAATGATATAATCCGGGAAAACGGAACGTTTTATGGGAACAACAGGTTGCAGCTTTTCTGTATCAGAACCATTCTTATCTATCGAACTTAACGTTTGATAAATTTGTCTGATTAATTCTGGCAATTGGTCAGAGCCAACCGAATTATTTGATATATGAGAGGAAACTACTTTAACGGTCAGCTCCAACAATGATAAATTTTTTTCTTCTAATTCCATATTATATTATCCAAAATATCACACTAAATATTTGAATTTCATTTAAAAAATTTAAATAAAATTATATAATAAATACTCTTTTTACTATATATTACCGATAACAGTTTTAACATTATTTCAAATATTTACTATATAAAATTATAAAAAAATTAATGAACCCTGTATAATACTCATGACCTTAAATAAAACTTTGAAAATATTTTATTTTATGTTTATGCCATAAAAATTAAAAGTAATTTAAACAAATAATAATAACTTTAACAAAGGTTTAACAGTCATGTTTCAAGTAAAAATAATTTCTATTGTATGTATTCTCGGTTTATTTGTTTTGACAAGTTGTACTAAAAACAACAATAAACATCAATATGTAAACGGATCATATTTACAAATAGGCTCTGGGGGATCATTACGATAAGTCTTGCTGAATAATTAAAATTATATAATAAACCATCAAAACACTATGAATAAATTGAAAAAAAACAAAAAATATTGACTTAACGATTGACTTTTTAGCTAAAAAATATGATATAAACTTGAAATTCAGATCAAATCTTCTGAAACGAATTATAACAAAAAGAAATTCTGTAACTGTTATTACAAGAATTTGACATCTATAGAGAGTTTATAATGTTTGCAATTATCCGCACGGGTGGAAAACAATATCGCGTTACTCCTGATATGGTATTAAAAGTTGAAAAACTTGATGTCGAAGCAGGAAGCACTGTAACTTTTTCTGATGTATTGGCTGTTGATGGTACCATTGGTGTCCCAACTGTGGCTGGTGCTTCTGTAAAAGCAACCGTGATCGCGCAAGATCGCTTAAAGAAAGTCATCATCTTTAAAAAACGCCGTCGCCAAAACAGCCGTCGTAAAAATGGGCATCGTCAACCTGTAACAGTTTTGCGCATTACCGAAATTAATGCTGCGTAATTCATAAACCTATTCAATATTGATTTTAAAACAGGAGATAAATCATGGCACATAAAAAAGCAGGCGGTTCCTCCAGAAACGGGCGCGACACAGAAGGTCGTCGTCTTGGAGTGAAAAAGTTTGGTGGACAATCTGTTATCGCTGGTAACATCATTGTGCGTCAACGCGGAACAAAAATCAAACCAGGCGCAAATGTTGGTCTAGGTCGTGATCACACAATTTTTGCCCTTGTTGATGGCAATGTACGTTTTGATAGCCGCAACAAAGGAAACGTTACTGTTTCCGTAGAAACACTAGCAAACGCTGCTGAATAAAACAATCATTGACCTTTTGGGGTCTATGTTATTCAATAAAGGGTCGATTCGTTTTGAATCGACCCTTTATATTTTAAGGT is a window encoding:
- the guaA gene encoding glutamine-hydrolyzing GMP synthase, with translation MTQVSDLEQSLHEEKILILDFGSQVTQLIARRVRESGVYCEIWPYTSNNEKIRSFAPKGIILSGGPASVADKDSPRIPDEVFALNIPVLGICYGEQAMCHQLGGKVESSDHREFGRAHVEIIEDSSLCRGVWARGNREQVWMSHGDRVVKLPPGFKVIGTSEGAPYAMIADEGRRLYGVQFHPEVVHTPHGAALLKNFTHNIAGCHGNWTMASFRDLEIARIREQVGDKKVICGLSGGVDSAVAAVLIHQAIGDHLTCIFVDHGMLRQGEVDEVVKTFTGQFNIPLIKRDASDLFLKELEGVTDPEVKRKTIGRLFVEVFEEEAKKLGGADFLAQGTLYPDVIESVSVTGSSVTIKSHHNVGGLPERMNMKLVEPLRDLFKDEVRDLGREMGIPENIVGRHPFPGPGLAIRILSDITRDKLDLLRKIDSIYLEEIRSAGLYDAIWQAFAVLLPVRTVGVMGDGRTYDHACALRAVTSVDGMTADVYPFDMAFLTRVAGRIVNEVRGVNRVTYDITSKPPGTIEWE
- a CDS encoding response regulator translates to MILLSSSLLIIEDQPEICDLIELSLLDKVEKIHVAHSLSAACCLQSQYRFDIAIVDSCLPDGDPYPLVKELLAQHCKVLLMSGNFELNKRLAQLPLPRIEKPFRLPVLIQSVKQAFQMPVTKTLKSA
- a CDS encoding ArnT family glycosyltransferase; translated protein: MKNNLLLKLSVGLGVLTIIRIIVAASVPLSPDEAYYWVWSRNLGYSFYDHPPMIALWIKAGCLLWGNAEVGVRFLGSLAAFIGSFFIFFAVKDLNNHQPQSDRKALVAVLLLNATLTIGVGAIIVTPDTPLLFFVCVLLWGCGRLLYTHSAKWWWIIGASAGLALLSKYTAILLIAALGLWCLLSKEGRTYLKTKELWGGAVLACVIFYPVILWNSQHQWVSLLKQGGRTTDWNPSRALQFLSELLGGQIGLSTPIIFICFCIGMFSLTRAVWQKNCNSCAFLLWLMIIVPVCVFIQHAIGDRVQANWVGLLYPVLVIIAGLYVNQWLKTAIIVGFSIVSLVYIQVLFAIIPLPAKKNMLLKQLGGWQTFAQSVNSVVPLDQVIISDNYGLASELRFYLPKRQIMVIGDRWKYFNLPISKTTKGYFICKENNEESSFLSVNQNSYFAPVYNPLGYAPKGKIERQHFGQIAQRYELYSVDLNPRLESIGESKWLPR
- a CDS encoding polyprenol monophosphomannose synthase; the encoded protein is MNASCPVENRLELSVVVPCYNECDNVEPLFKALISALEGRKWEVIFVDDNSPDDTIKQVWRLAQQDRRIRGILRVGRRGLSSAVIEGVLSSSAECVAVIDGDMQHDETLLPMMLDAVLQDHYDFAVGSRHVEGGDNTGLANRWRLFLSNTGIRISQQFLPVTLNDPMSGFFLLRRSMFIELLPTLSGTGFKILLDLVMSASSSIRLKEIPFQFRQRLFGESKLGFKVMIQFLFMLMQKLFKTSVKKK
- a CDS encoding Lrp/AsnC family transcriptional regulator, producing MAHLVDLDKIDWLILDELQKDGRITNIDLAQRVGISAPPCLRRVRRLEAMGVIQSYHARINTAAVGWSLSVFVLVGLDSQKESVLKEFEAQMAQLPEVRECHMVRGGVDFLICFIAKDAEDENRLTHELTNNPHVARVQTLQIIRTSLRREGVPLESNLE
- the trxB gene encoding thioredoxin-disulfide reductase, with protein sequence MTEVFITNMLIIGAGPAGYTAAIYGARANMKPVLLTGMQPGGQLTITNDVENFPGFADAIQGPWLMEQMAEQAKNVGAEIVMDSVTKCSLLGPEKEDEYFIFHTDSGNIYKARTAIIATGAQARWLGLEAEEKLQGYGVSACATCDGFFYRGKKVAVIGGGNTAVEEALYLTHHASHVTLIHRRDSLRAEKIQQDRLLNNPKVSVIWDSVVENILSGGTPEAVTGLALKNVKTNEQSTLDIDGVFIAIGHNPNTSLFKNQLDLDSEGYIITQPGTPKTSIPGIFAAGDVQDKTYRQAITAAGSGCMAALDAERFISEIE
- a CDS encoding mannose-1-phosphate guanylyltransferase/mannose-6-phosphate isomerase is translated as MRGTEMIKIVPVILSGGTGSRLWPVSRASFPKQLWPLLSENSMLQDTALRAIGSLFTDPIVVCNNDHRFLIAEQLREIGIEKARIVLEPVGRNSAPAIAAASFLVEEESPDYILWVMAADAVVQETERLIQLVEEAALLAQQGNIITFGIQPTRPETGYGYIQKGDKIQDAQHAFSVKAFTEKPDYQRAAQMLDSGQYLWNSGMFVFSAKTMLQEMANYTPDLLSSIKLAIRNRKTDLYFERIQLEDFEKVPDISIDYAIAEKTEKMLVIAADLTWSDIGSWNGLWDIGAKDDGGNVAIGNVFLENTQNSYIRSDDMVAAVNGLDNVVVVVTKDAVLVTDRHKSQDVKKIVEKLTLAKQKEAFAHTRCYRPWGYYETLASGHRFQVKQLVVNEGAQLSLQKHYHRSEHWVVVSGVAEVTRDSEVILVKENESIYLPVGTLHRLTNPGRIPLVVIEIQSGSYLNEDDIVRLEDNYNRLD
- a CDS encoding integration host factor subunit beta, with translation MTKSELILEIAAAHPNLLIKDIDLIVSTIFDEIGTSLAQGGRVELRGFGAFFVKNRKARTGRNPRTGDAVEVHEKYVPFFKTGKELRKRTNSQMDEA
- the sppA gene encoding signal peptide peptidase SppA → MQIESDLLLERQKIRRKLVLWRCIACVVFIVSIVTIVAGSSLFKMGRNTDHLVKLKIEGIIGSDVSKQVKLIDDALADKSVKGLILCVNSPGGAVTGGEQLHDAIMHFAKKKPVVVSMGGVAASAGYMISVPANRIFALNSTLTGSIGVIMQAPDISGLLGKVGINVDQLVSGPLKGQPSMVKPLSSQGREMLQGLIENFYDQFVGMVAEGRHMDIAKVRELGDGRPYSGQQAVKNGLIDQIGTEQDAKKWLIHYSKLSSDIKVIELKNKKPSKWFSRFVGETLGDSVNGFMHQVVYNDHENLDGAIAIWKP
- the rplU gene encoding 50S ribosomal protein L21, which codes for MFAIIRTGGKQYRVTPDMVLKVEKLDVEAGSTVTFSDVLAVDGTIGVPTVAGASVKATVIAQDRLKKVIIFKKRRRQNSRRKNGHRQPVTVLRITEINAA
- the rpmA gene encoding 50S ribosomal protein L27, coding for MAHKKAGGSSRNGRDTEGRRLGVKKFGGQSVIAGNIIVRQRGTKIKPGANVGLGRDHTIFALVDGNVRFDSRNKGNVTVSVETLANAAE